DNA from Burkholderiales bacterium:
CAGCGTGCCGTCGGTTTTCTTGTAGTAAACGCTCGTGACCTGACCGGCGTCGTCGTAGCCGTAGTCGATCGTCACCCCCGCGCCTGACGCGTTGGCGTACATCGTGCGCACGCGCCGCCCGGCCGCGTTATACGTAAACCACACCCTTTGTACGACGTTGTTGTTGCTCGGCCCGGCCGCCTGCTCGATAAGCTTGAGCTGGTCCGCGGCGTCCCACGAGTAGGTGATGAGCGGCTGGCCCGACACCTGCATCGTCTTGCGCCGGCCGCCGGCGTCATAGGTGTAGGTGACGACGCCCTGGGCGGTCGTTTCCTGGGTGAGCCGGTCGAGGTCGTCGTAGTCGCGGGTGATGGTGCCGTTGACCGAGTCGACGATCTGCCGGAGCCGGTCGCCCTTGTCCCACGTATAGGCGATGGTGCTGGTGAACGCGTTCGGCGCGGCTGGCAAAGCGCCGAAGCCGCGCAGCGCGATCCGACCGAGAGCATCGTAATTCGCACCGTTGACCTGGCCCTTGCGCTCGCGGTGACGAGAGATTTTTCCGCCCGGCTCGTAGTAGAGAAATTCCGTCTTGCCCAAAGGATTGCTGCGCGTTCCCGGCCGGTTGTTCACGCCGTCGGGGACGTAGCTCGTGACCTGCGACTTCCGGTCGTAGAAGCCGCGCACGTTGCCAGACGCATCGTAGGACCAGCCGATGGCGCCGCCCAGGGCATCCGTGACCGTACTCAGACGATCGAGGACATCGTAGGTCGCGGTCGTAACACGCCCCATCGGATCGCGAATGCCGGTTAGCCGCCCTCGTGAGTCGTAGTTCAGTGTCGTCGTACGGGAAAGCGCGTCGGTAAAGCTCGTGAGATCCGTTCCGGTGTAGCCGATTGTCGCGACGGTTACGTTCAGTGCATTCTTGACGGTCGACAGCCGCCCAGCCGTGTCATAGGTCAGCGTCGTCGTATGGTCGAGCGCATCGCGGACCTCGGTGAGATTGCCACGCACGTCGTACGTGTAGTTCGTCACGTTTCCGTTTGGGTCGGTGTTCGTGAGCGGATTGCTGAATACCGGATCGTACGTTGCCGACGCGATCACGGGCGTAGCGGTATTCGCGAGGCGCTTCACCTGAGTGACGTTGCCGAGACTGTCGTAGCTTATGTCAGTCTGTCGCAGGAGAGGATCGGTGACGGACGTTACGCGGCCAGTCGTGGGATCGCGCGCAATCGTCGTTACCTGCTCGACCGCGGTAGTGGCCGCGAACGTGTCCTTGACGACGCGACCGTTTGCATCGAACTCGGCGATGCGCTTGCTCCCGCGACGATCGGTGAGCTCGGTTTTCGTCACCACGCCGTTCACGGTCGTGTAAACGAATGTGAACGTGCTCGCATCGGCGAGCGTCTGCTTCCATACGCGGCCGTCCGTGTCGAACTGGTTGGTGAGTATGGTGTTGTTGCGCTCGTCCTTGATCGAGGAGACACGGTTGTTGGTCGTGTCCCAGACGTAGGTGCGCACCTTACCGTCGGCGTTCGTTATAGTTGCTAATCTATCCGAGGTATCGTAAGCGTAGGTCACGGTGCGGCCCGTGTTGTCTGTCGCCTGCGAGATGCGGCTTCGCCCATCGTAGGAGAGATTGATGTAGCGCCCCGTGGGCCCGACGATTCGGCTGATGTAGTCCGAGAAGCCGCCGCCACGTACCAGCGTCACCCGATTACCGTTCCGATCTTCGGTCCACATCAAGCGGCCTGGCGTGGCCGCGAAGCCCCACTTCCGGCCGTCTCTGAAGTACAGAATGAAGCTGCACAAGTTCGGGGAGTCAGGATTAGCCGTGTAGTGCAGAACAGCTTGGTAAAACTCGCTTGGGCTTTCTGTGTGGATGAAGTCGCTGCTCGCCGCGCGTTTGATCCCCGAACCGGAGACGGCGGTGCTCGGCGAGATGGAGCGGCCGACACGAACAGTCGCGCTCTCCGCGGCTCCATTGATCAGCTGCCTAATGGTCACGGGCGATCGGTTCGGCCACTTCAAACATAGCGTCGGCTGCTACCTTCGTCAGACCTACCCCCACAAGGAGCTCGTCATCGTGACCGATGAGCTGTCCCCGATTGCCGCGATCCGCGAGCACGTCGCCAAGTTGGGCCATGACGACGTCCGCGTCGTCCACGTCAACGGGCGGAACAAGCTTGGCAGGCTGCGCAACCGATCGTTGGCCGAGGCGCGCGGCGACGTATTCTGCCAGTGGGACGATGACGATAGCAGCCATCCGGACCGGCTCGCGGTGCAGCTTGAGGCGATGCGGCAGGACGATTCGACCGCGTGCTGTCTGCAGGATCACTTCCACTATTTCCAGACCACCGGCGAGGTCTACTGGACGGACTGGGATGAGGTCGTCTACAAGGGCCATCCCGGGACCCTGATGCATGTGCGCGCGGTAGAACGTGAGCCGACGTACCCCGAGATCGGGATGAACGCCCAGCGTGGGGAGGATCTTGTGTTCTACCTTCGGCTCTTCCGGCGGCTAACATTGATTCGCAACATGCCTTACCTGTTCGCCTACACGTTCCACGGCGGCAACACTTGGGCCGAGCAGCACCACCGCGAGATCGCGTCACGCGCGGTCGCGGCGGCCGAGATCATGCCGCGCCAGAAGACATTCACGCGGGAGATTCAGCGGCGCGGCCTCGCCGGTCCCTTTCGGTTCATGGGTCCAGATGGCCACGCATTCACCGTGGCGGCTAGACCCGTCTCGATTTGATCGGAGCGCCGACAAGAACAACTGCACGCTATGGCTGAGCGCTTGCGTAACCGACGGTCGCGCAGCAACAACTTCCCGCCCGGAAGGGTAGTAGAGCCGCTGCAGGCGTCCGAAGCTGTCGTACCCCTGCTCGAGCGCGAGCATGCGCGTTCCCGTAACGCGACGAAGCACGGCGGTCGCGGTCGTTGAAAGCATCTCGCATCGCTTTTCCAGCGAGACGTGGGAGGGAACGACGCCGCTTCGCGGCACTCACCGTCATTTCACGCTGCCGCGGCGGCGACGAAGATGGGGGTGTTACGAGCTCACTCTTACGAGAAGAGAGGTTACCTGCTCGATCACCCCGACAGCGCCAATACATTGGCGTAGACGGATCGACGCAAGGAATCTCTTGACATTCTTCAAGACTCGGCTTCGCCGCGCGCGTCACGTAGTCAGTTCTGGGCTCGGTCCAATCGCCGATACTGGCTCGCTTCGGCGACTTGGATCGCGCCGACCTTCACTTGATCTGCGAGATCGGCAATCGTACGCACGACCTTGAGCGTACGGTGATAGCCGCGACCGGACAGCGCGAGCTTCGCGATCGCCTTGTTCGCCAGCGCCGCGCCTGCGTCTTCCAAGTCGCAAGGTTGCTTCGCAGGAAATCGACACGATCCACATTGGCCGGGCGCTTGCCGCCTTCGAACGCACGCTCATCGCCGGCAATTCCGCGTTCGACCGCTACTACTACAAGGGAGAACGAGCCGCGCTGAATGCCAGCGCGGCACGCGGCCTAGCGGTTTTCAAAGGGACGGGACGATGCATCACCTGTCACGAGATCGGCGCAAGGTACGCACTCTTCACCGATCAGGCGTTTCATCGCCTCAGCGTCGGCTCATCGGCCATTGCGACGCGACTGCCGGAACTCACCCGCACGCTCGTTGAAGGCCGGGCAAGGGGCGCGTCCATAGATCAGCTCGTATTGAACGAGCCCGCACTCGCTGAGCTTGGACGGTTCGTCGTGACTCTTGATCCACGAGACATTGGGAAATTCCGGACGCCTTCTCTTCGCAACGTCGCGCTGACCGCGCCATACATGCACGATGGGAGCGTAGCCACGCTGGAAGACGCGGTCGATCTCGAGATTTACTATCGTGGAGCAGAGCTCGGGCGTCCGCTGATCCTTAACTGGAAGAACGCCAGGATCTCGCGGAATTCATGGGAAACCTCACGAGCCTGCAACCGTCCAAACGGCGCTGAGCCCGGAACATTCGCCGCTCAAAGCGCCGATTCGACGACGGTTCCTAGATTCAGCGCGGCCGCTCGAACCTGCGATACTGAACGGCCTCGGCCGCGTGCGCGGCGGCGATCGTATCCGCGCCCGCGAGATCCGCGATCGTACGTGCGAGCTTGACCGCACGATGGTAGCCGCGCGCCGACAGCGCGAGCCGCTGGATTGCCTTGCGGAGCAATGCGACTGCGCCGTCTTCCAGCGCGCAGTGCTCGTCTAGCTCGGCCAGCGTGAGCTTCGCGTTCGCCTTGCCCTGCCGCTCGAGCATGCGCGTGCGTGCGCGCTCGACGCGTTCGCG
Protein-coding regions in this window:
- a CDS encoding glycosyltransferase, with the protein product MKSLLAARLIPEPETAVLGEMERPTRTVALSAAPLISCLMVTGDRFGHFKHSVGCYLRQTYPHKELVIVTDELSPIAAIREHVAKLGHDDVRVVHVNGRNKLGRLRNRSLAEARGDVFCQWDDDDSSHPDRLAVQLEAMRQDDSTACCLQDHFHYFQTTGEVYWTDWDEVVYKGHPGTLMHVRAVEREPTYPEIGMNAQRGEDLVFYLRLFRRLTLIRNMPYLFAYTFHGGNTWAEQHHREIASRAVAAAEIMPRQKTFTREIQRRGLAGPFRFMGPDGHAFTVAARPVSI